A window of the Brachybacterium sacelli genome harbors these coding sequences:
- the aqpZ gene encoding aquaporin Z has product MPDVSAPTLFSRLAAEFLGTFWLVFGGCGAAVLAAGFVNPDGTHLGIGFLGVAFAFGLTVLTGAYALGHLSGGHFNPAVTFGVFLAGRIEAKAVLPYVLTQIVAGIVAAAVLFVVASGQSDFAIDPTAPGSFATNGYGELSPGGYSLLAALVLEIVLTAVFLWVILGTTDGRAPVGFAPLAIGLTLTIIHLVAIPVTNTSVNPARSLAVAVFNPAALAQVWLFFLAPAIGAAIAGLSYKMLFAAKE; this is encoded by the coding sequence ATGCCCGACGTCTCCGCCCCCACCCTGTTCTCCCGACTGGCCGCCGAGTTCCTCGGCACCTTCTGGCTCGTCTTCGGCGGTTGCGGCGCCGCCGTGCTGGCGGCCGGTTTCGTCAACCCCGATGGCACTCACCTGGGCATCGGTTTCCTCGGTGTGGCCTTCGCCTTCGGCCTGACGGTCCTCACCGGGGCGTACGCCCTGGGTCACCTCTCCGGCGGCCACTTCAACCCTGCCGTGACCTTCGGTGTATTCCTGGCCGGTCGGATCGAGGCCAAGGCCGTGCTGCCCTACGTCCTCACGCAGATCGTGGCCGGCATCGTCGCCGCGGCGGTGCTCTTCGTGGTCGCCAGCGGGCAGAGCGACTTCGCGATCGATCCGACGGCGCCGGGCTCCTTCGCCACCAACGGCTACGGGGAACTCTCGCCCGGCGGGTACAGCCTCCTCGCGGCGCTGGTCCTCGAGATCGTGCTGACCGCCGTATTCCTGTGGGTCATCCTCGGGACGACCGACGGACGCGCCCCGGTCGGCTTCGCCCCGCTGGCCATCGGCCTGACGCTGACGATCATCCACCTGGTCGCGATCCCGGTCACCAACACCTCCGTCAATCCGGCCCGCTCCCTGGCCGTGGCGGTGTTCAACCCGGCCGCCCTCGCGCAGGTGTGGCTGTTCTTCCTGGCGCCGGCGATCGGTGCCGCCATCGCGGGGCTCAGCTACAAGATGCTGTTCGCCGCCAAGGAGTGA
- a CDS encoding peroxidase-related enzyme (This protein belongs to a clade of uncharacterized proteins related to peroxidases such as the alkylhydroperoxidase AhpD.), which translates to MSDAPTPFDAHQILAAVLTESPEAPEVRAALTALRPEVLAHTREAYDALYRSEQLLPAPVLHALAVVAADWQGSGPLAQWHAAQGADARLTAADPIATDLHGLGATLLNALRDHVDLLSISPALIGREDQERLRGAGVDSSLAVLVSQLVSFESYLQRLVVGLAALHGVEVPTAIAPTRSPLTRGRAAAHGGPTVTGRTRPSAFTREVLQWEPWIAVPGEDELTEHQRASFASKSSTNSVYFRMLSLTPGITTARSALDNAIFLPRDGAPKAERELAAAVTSKVNDCIYCASVHARKSAGFSQRENDVDALLAADLVRDGDWIAADLAPLAADQDPRWSAVITVAAELSRPRPRLTSADLEPLRESDLTTAGIADLLTAAAFFAWANRLMLSLGEPSLPDAERAAA; encoded by the coding sequence ATGTCTGATGCGCCCACGCCCTTCGACGCCCACCAGATCCTCGCGGCGGTCCTCACCGAGTCCCCGGAGGCCCCGGAGGTGCGCGCTGCCCTGACCGCGCTGCGGCCCGAGGTCCTCGCCCATACCCGCGAGGCCTACGACGCGCTGTACCGCAGCGAGCAGCTGCTCCCTGCTCCGGTGCTGCACGCGCTCGCGGTCGTCGCCGCGGACTGGCAGGGGAGCGGTCCGCTGGCCCAATGGCATGCAGCCCAGGGCGCCGACGCCCGCCTCACCGCCGCCGACCCGATCGCCACGGACCTCCACGGCCTGGGCGCGACGCTTCTGAACGCGCTGCGCGACCACGTCGACCTGCTCTCGATCTCCCCGGCCCTCATCGGCCGCGAGGACCAGGAGCGCCTCCGCGGGGCCGGCGTTGACTCCTCGCTGGCCGTCCTGGTCAGCCAGCTCGTCTCCTTCGAGAGTTATCTCCAGCGGCTCGTCGTGGGCCTGGCCGCCCTGCACGGCGTCGAGGTGCCCACGGCGATCGCGCCGACCCGCAGTCCGCTGACCCGGGGTCGCGCCGCCGCGCACGGTGGCCCCACCGTCACCGGTCGCACCCGCCCGTCGGCCTTCACCCGTGAGGTCCTCCAGTGGGAACCGTGGATCGCCGTGCCCGGCGAGGACGAGCTCACCGAGCACCAGCGCGCGTCCTTCGCCTCCAAGTCCAGCACGAACAGCGTCTACTTCCGGATGCTCTCGCTGACTCCCGGGATCACCACCGCCCGCAGCGCCCTGGACAATGCGATCTTCCTGCCCCGGGACGGCGCTCCCAAGGCCGAGCGCGAGCTCGCTGCGGCCGTGACCAGCAAGGTCAACGACTGCATCTACTGCGCCTCCGTGCATGCCCGGAAGTCCGCCGGATTCTCCCAGCGCGAGAACGACGTCGATGCGCTGCTCGCGGCCGACCTCGTGCGTGACGGCGACTGGATCGCCGCGGACCTCGCCCCGCTGGCCGCCGATCAGGATCCCCGCTGGTCCGCCGTGATCACCGTGGCTGCCGAGCTCTCGCGCCCGCGCCCTCGGCTCACCTCCGCCGATCTCGAGCCGCTGCGCGAGAGCGACCTCACCACGGCCGGGATCGCCGATCTCCTGACCGCCGCCGCCTTCTTCGCCTGGGCCAACCGCCTCATGCTCAGCCTCGGTGAGCCGTCCCTGCCGGACGCCGAGCGTGCCGCCGCCTGA
- a CDS encoding Gfo/Idh/MocA family protein, with product MSATAITPVPVVVVGAGGMGRTWLRVVLQAQEARLVGVVDVLEGAAERAVDELVPAERRTEIVTGTDAVTVARQASAEAVIDVTIPAAHHPVTADALHAGYPVLGEKPCAATLAEAVSLAGHAEATGRLFMVSQSRRNNPHLHEARRLAEELGGVGIVDTRFAKAPRFGGFRDAMEHPLLVDMAIHAFDAGRVLIDGNPVAVTATTYNPSWSWYAGDAAATVAITYDTGAVHTYSGSWAAPGRETSWNGDWQLSCASGSVHWDGENPPTAQPEVGEQIDGRAPSERSRWELDASLAEFCAALRGASVPDSEVHGNVWTQAIVEAAVRSADAGRRVQLAEVLDEALAEARELDLADGRSHALSAWKTGIAGLRTW from the coding sequence ATGAGCGCGACCGCGATCACCCCGGTCCCCGTCGTCGTGGTCGGCGCCGGCGGCATGGGGAGGACCTGGCTGCGCGTCGTGCTTCAGGCGCAGGAGGCCCGCCTGGTCGGCGTCGTCGACGTGCTCGAGGGCGCCGCGGAGCGGGCGGTCGACGAGCTCGTCCCCGCGGAGCGCCGCACCGAGATCGTCACCGGCACCGACGCCGTCACCGTCGCCCGGCAGGCATCGGCGGAGGCGGTCATCGACGTGACCATCCCGGCCGCCCACCATCCGGTCACGGCCGACGCCCTCCACGCCGGCTACCCCGTGCTGGGCGAGAAGCCCTGCGCGGCGACCCTCGCCGAGGCCGTGTCGCTGGCGGGGCATGCCGAGGCCACCGGGAGGCTGTTCATGGTCTCCCAGTCCCGGCGCAACAACCCCCACCTGCACGAGGCGCGACGGCTCGCCGAGGAGCTCGGCGGGGTCGGCATCGTCGACACCCGTTTCGCCAAGGCGCCCCGCTTCGGGGGCTTCCGTGACGCCATGGAGCATCCGCTGCTGGTCGACATGGCGATCCACGCCTTCGACGCCGGCCGCGTGCTGATCGACGGCAATCCGGTCGCCGTGACCGCCACCACCTACAACCCGAGCTGGAGCTGGTACGCCGGGGACGCGGCGGCGACCGTCGCGATCACCTACGACACCGGCGCCGTGCACACCTACTCCGGCTCCTGGGCCGCCCCGGGACGCGAGACCAGCTGGAACGGCGACTGGCAGCTCAGCTGCGCGAGCGGCAGCGTCCACTGGGACGGTGAGAACCCGCCGACGGCCCAGCCCGAGGTGGGCGAGCAGATCGACGGCCGCGCCCCCTCGGAACGGTCCCGCTGGGAGCTCGACGCCTCGCTGGCCGAGTTCTGCGCCGCGCTGCGCGGTGCGTCCGTCCCCGACTCCGAGGTCCACGGCAACGTCTGGACCCAGGCGATCGTCGAGGCCGCGGTCCGCTCCGCCGACGCCGGACGCCGGGTGCAGCTGGCCGAGGTGCTCGACGAGGCTCTCGCCGAGGCCCGCGAGCTCGATCTCGCGGACGGACGCAGTCACGCCCTCTCGGCGTGGAAGACTGGCATCGCGGGGCTGCGGACCTGGTAG
- a CDS encoding ThuA domain-containing protein: MTTTTTTPTTSSTAAAPLRVTVWGENRHEQRDQRVRDHYPEGMHSAIRDAVTEHHGESVTTRIALLDDPEHGLSEEVLAQTDVLTWWGHMAHDEVSDEVAERVQKHVLAGMGLVVLHSGHWSKPFTRLMGTTCTLRWRNEADRELVWTVNPSHPIAEGVPHPLIIDEQEMYGEHFDIPVPEELVFVSSFSGGEVFRSGCTFRRGKGKIFYFSPGDQDYPVYQHPDVRRVIANGVGWARPAVADREVPFLDRYETDWFLTGSGGQGLGDAAAAGKSA; the protein is encoded by the coding sequence ATGACCACCACGACCACCACGCCCACCACCTCCTCCACAGCTGCCGCGCCGCTGCGCGTGACCGTCTGGGGCGAGAACCGCCACGAGCAGCGTGACCAGCGAGTGCGAGACCACTACCCCGAGGGCATGCACTCCGCGATCCGAGACGCCGTCACCGAGCATCACGGCGAGTCCGTCACCACCCGGATCGCCCTGCTCGATGACCCCGAGCACGGGCTCAGCGAGGAGGTCCTCGCGCAGACCGACGTGCTGACCTGGTGGGGCCACATGGCTCACGACGAGGTCTCCGACGAGGTCGCCGAGCGCGTCCAGAAGCACGTGCTGGCCGGCATGGGCCTGGTGGTGCTGCACTCCGGGCACTGGTCCAAGCCCTTCACCCGCCTCATGGGCACCACCTGCACCTTGCGTTGGCGCAACGAGGCCGACCGCGAGCTGGTCTGGACCGTGAACCCCTCCCACCCCATCGCCGAGGGCGTCCCGCACCCGCTGATCATCGACGAGCAGGAGATGTACGGCGAGCACTTCGACATCCCCGTGCCCGAGGAGCTGGTGTTCGTCTCCTCCTTCAGCGGGGGAGAGGTGTTCCGCTCCGGCTGCACCTTCCGTCGCGGCAAGGGCAAGATCTTCTACTTCAGCCCCGGCGACCAGGACTACCCCGTCTACCAGCATCCCGACGTCCGCCGCGTGATCGCCAACGGCGTGGGGTGGGCCCGTCCCGCGGTCGCCGACCGCGAGGTCCCCTTCCTGGACCGCTACGAGACCGACTGGTTCCTCACCGGCTCCGGTGGGCAGGGCCTGGGCGACGCGGCCGCGGCGGGCAAGAGCGCATGA
- a CDS encoding ABC transporter substrate-binding protein produces MTSALRRRALLGAAVAALPVLGFAACGEVTVEGEGVSGGGQAVTLVDDQDREVELPGPAQRAVVLNSYTNEFVRAIGAGDRVVGVDRASLDRLPYLSLEEGEVIAEGLDQLNYEAIAQLEPDVVILPRNAIWQEAAEQLGPFGIPMVVATAWDTEVVEDTITLLGQVFGAEGGARTVLDFKDEITGLLQDRLADVQAVPVYFETVEPYLTALPGSGFHTMIEAGGGTNIFSDASGGDAQEELTVDPSEVVLRDPQFIVHEFEPSAEPVDRFAEIRENISARPGWDGMTALQHGNVAIANGWATSALGKAIGALYLGAWLHPEELEGVDPDEYLTRWVTEFQETRLSDPADYVQGPTS; encoded by the coding sequence ATGACCTCTGCACTCCGCCGCCGCGCCCTGCTCGGCGCCGCCGTCGCCGCCCTGCCCGTCCTGGGCTTCGCCGCCTGCGGCGAGGTGACCGTGGAGGGTGAGGGAGTCTCCGGCGGCGGCCAGGCCGTCACCCTCGTGGACGACCAGGACCGGGAGGTGGAGCTTCCCGGTCCCGCCCAGCGCGCGGTCGTCCTGAACAGCTACACCAACGAGTTCGTGCGCGCGATCGGCGCGGGGGACAGGGTCGTCGGCGTGGACCGCGCCTCGCTCGACCGCCTGCCGTACCTCTCCCTCGAGGAGGGCGAGGTCATCGCCGAGGGCCTGGATCAGTTGAACTACGAGGCCATCGCACAGCTCGAACCCGACGTGGTGATCCTTCCCCGCAACGCCATCTGGCAGGAGGCCGCCGAGCAGCTCGGGCCCTTCGGCATCCCGATGGTGGTCGCGACCGCCTGGGACACCGAGGTGGTCGAGGATACCATCACCCTGCTGGGGCAGGTGTTCGGCGCCGAGGGCGGGGCCCGGACCGTCCTGGACTTCAAGGACGAGATCACGGGCCTCCTGCAGGATCGCCTCGCCGACGTGCAGGCCGTCCCCGTGTACTTCGAGACCGTCGAGCCGTACCTCACGGCACTGCCCGGCTCCGGGTTCCACACCATGATCGAGGCGGGCGGGGGCACCAACATCTTCTCCGACGCCTCCGGCGGCGACGCCCAGGAGGAGCTGACGGTCGACCCCAGCGAGGTGGTGCTGCGCGACCCGCAGTTCATCGTCCACGAGTTCGAGCCCTCCGCCGAGCCCGTCGACCGCTTCGCGGAGATCCGGGAGAACATCTCCGCCCGGCCCGGCTGGGACGGCATGACCGCACTGCAGCACGGGAACGTCGCGATCGCGAACGGCTGGGCCACCTCCGCCCTCGGCAAGGCCATCGGCGCGCTCTACCTCGGCGCCTGGCTCCATCCCGAGGAGCT
- a CDS encoding DUF1846 domain-containing protein, whose product MGFDREKYIDLQSRHIQERRDRIGGKLYLEMGGKLFDDHHASRVLPGFTPDNKIAMLERLKDELEILVCLNAKDLERQKVRADLGITYEDDVLRLIDVFREHGFLVENVVITQLEDSNQVALAFKERLERLGLTVARHGVIPGYPQDTARIVSEQGLGANEHSPTQRDLIVVTAPGPGSGKLATCLSQIYHDHARGIPAGYAKFETFPIWNLPLEHPVNLAYESATADLDDINLIDPFHLAAYGEQVTSYNRDVEVFPLLRTLLEKLTGASPYASPTDMGVNMAGHCIVEDEVCQEAARQEIIRRFYKAAVDERIGDHDDVVSQRVAMVMSKAGCTVEDRAVVGPALEVQERTGEPGSAMQLADGTIITGKTSPLLGCSAAMLLNALKALAGIEDTVHLLSPSSIEPIQTLKTERLGSLNPRLHTDEVLIALSVSAASDDRARSALDELRNLSGCDVHTTTILGTVDEGIFRNLGISVTSEPRFQRRSLYHKR is encoded by the coding sequence ATCGGCTTCGACCGCGAGAAGTACATCGACCTGCAGTCGCGCCACATCCAGGAGCGCCGCGACCGGATCGGCGGGAAGCTGTACCTCGAGATGGGCGGGAAGCTCTTCGACGATCACCACGCCTCCCGTGTACTGCCGGGCTTCACCCCGGACAACAAGATCGCGATGCTCGAGCGGCTCAAGGACGAGCTGGAGATCCTGGTGTGCCTCAACGCCAAGGACCTCGAGCGCCAGAAGGTCCGCGCGGACCTCGGGATCACCTACGAGGACGACGTGCTGCGGCTGATCGACGTGTTCCGCGAGCACGGCTTCCTGGTCGAGAACGTCGTGATCACCCAGCTCGAGGACTCCAACCAGGTCGCCCTGGCCTTCAAGGAGCGCTTGGAGCGCCTGGGACTGACGGTGGCCCGGCACGGGGTCATCCCCGGCTATCCGCAGGACACCGCCCGGATCGTCTCCGAGCAGGGTCTCGGCGCGAACGAGCACTCCCCCACCCAGCGCGATCTCATCGTGGTCACCGCGCCCGGGCCGGGCTCGGGCAAGCTCGCCACCTGCCTCTCGCAGATCTACCACGATCATGCGCGCGGGATCCCCGCCGGCTACGCGAAGTTCGAGACCTTCCCGATCTGGAACCTGCCCCTCGAGCATCCCGTGAACCTCGCCTACGAGTCCGCCACTGCCGACCTCGACGACATCAACCTCATCGATCCGTTCCACCTCGCCGCCTACGGCGAGCAGGTCACCAGCTACAACCGCGACGTCGAGGTGTTCCCCCTCCTGCGCACCCTGCTCGAGAAGCTCACCGGTGCCTCCCCCTACGCCTCCCCCACCGACATGGGGGTGAACATGGCCGGGCACTGCATCGTCGAGGACGAGGTGTGCCAGGAGGCAGCCCGCCAGGAGATCATCCGCCGCTTCTACAAGGCCGCGGTCGACGAGCGGATCGGCGACCACGACGACGTCGTCTCCCAGCGGGTGGCGATGGTGATGAGCAAGGCGGGCTGCACGGTGGAGGACCGCGCCGTCGTCGGCCCCGCGCTCGAGGTGCAGGAGCGCACCGGGGAGCCGGGCTCGGCGATGCAGCTGGCCGACGGCACGATCATCACCGGCAAGACCTCACCGCTGCTGGGATGCTCGGCGGCGATGCTGCTGAACGCGCTGAAGGCCCTGGCCGGCATCGAGGACACCGTCCACCTGCTCTCCCCCTCCTCGATCGAGCCGATCCAGACGCTGAAGACCGAGCGTCTGGGCTCGCTCAACCCGCGTCTGCACACCGATGAGGTGCTGATCGCGCTGTCGGTCTCGGCCGCCTCCGACGACCGGGCCCGCAGCGCGCTGGACGAGCTGCGCAACCTCTCCGGCTGCGACGTGCACACCACCACGATCCTGGGCACGGTCGACGAGGGGATCTTCCGCAACCTCGGGATCTCGGTGACCTCCGAGCCCCGCTTCCAGCGCCGCTCGCTGTACCACAAGCGCTGA
- a CDS encoding ABC transporter substrate-binding protein — protein MTMSSIPGPPGPPGSAASAPRRRLPDRPLSRRALGLGALAVPGLLGLAGCGSDSGSDDPRALRIVDYYNTPADDVAINGTFTKCAEELGLTFSRERVPGDQLIAKVLQMGSSRTLPDLLMLDNPNVQQVAASGALAPLEQYGITTDGLTAPVADLGRYDGTLYGIAPTVNTIALFYDAAALEQAGLAPPTTWDELREAAEALTTKDRYGLAFSAIASYEGTFQFMPFMWSHGGDETDLDGEGVIGASRFWSDLVRDGLVSRSVVNWGQGDVIDQFKAGNVAMVVNGPWNIAGLDADTPDLDWDVVTIPVPEAGTDPIAPLGGEVWTVPVTGDEEKQAKAAELLKAFVAPENQLYMAGERSTIPGDAEAAQEFAREHPELGTFVEQVSTARSRTAQLGPDWPRTAKAIYTANQRVLVDDTDPAEAFDEAARTVS, from the coding sequence ATGACCATGTCCTCCATCCCCGGACCGCCCGGACCGCCCGGATCCGCCGCGAGCGCCCCGCGCCGCAGGCTCCCGGACCGCCCCCTGAGTCGACGCGCCCTCGGGCTCGGCGCCCTCGCCGTCCCCGGACTGCTGGGCCTGGCCGGCTGCGGCTCCGACTCCGGCAGCGACGATCCCCGTGCCCTCCGGATCGTCGACTACTACAACACCCCCGCCGACGACGTCGCGATCAACGGCACCTTCACCAAGTGCGCCGAGGAGCTGGGCCTGACCTTCTCCCGCGAGCGGGTCCCCGGCGACCAGCTGATCGCCAAGGTCCTCCAGATGGGATCCTCGCGCACCCTGCCCGACCTGCTCATGCTCGACAACCCCAACGTCCAGCAGGTCGCGGCCTCCGGTGCTCTCGCCCCGCTCGAGCAGTACGGGATCACCACCGACGGCCTCACCGCCCCGGTCGCCGACCTCGGCAGGTACGACGGGACGCTCTACGGGATCGCCCCGACCGTGAACACCATCGCCCTGTTCTACGACGCGGCCGCCCTCGAGCAGGCCGGCCTCGCACCACCGACCACCTGGGACGAGCTGCGCGAGGCGGCCGAGGCGCTGACCACGAAGGATCGCTACGGTCTGGCCTTCTCCGCGATCGCCAGCTACGAGGGCACCTTCCAGTTCATGCCCTTCATGTGGTCCCACGGCGGCGACGAGACCGACCTCGACGGCGAGGGCGTGATCGGGGCCAGCCGGTTCTGGTCCGACCTCGTGCGCGACGGGCTGGTCTCCCGCTCCGTCGTCAACTGGGGCCAGGGCGACGTCATCGACCAGTTCAAGGCCGGCAACGTCGCGATGGTCGTCAACGGGCCCTGGAACATCGCTGGGCTGGACGCCGACACCCCCGACCTGGACTGGGACGTGGTCACCATCCCTGTGCCCGAGGCCGGGACCGACCCGATCGCCCCGCTGGGCGGCGAGGTGTGGACGGTGCCCGTCACCGGCGACGAGGAGAAGCAGGCCAAGGCCGCCGAGCTGCTGAAGGCCTTCGTCGCCCCGGAGAACCAGCTGTACATGGCCGGGGAGCGATCCACGATCCCGGGGGACGCCGAGGCCGCGCAGGAGTTCGCGCGCGAGCACCCGGAACTGGGCACCTTCGTCGAGCAGGTCTCCACCGCACGCTCCCGCACCGCCCAGCTGGGCCCCGACTGGCCGCGCACGGCCAAGGCGATCTACACCGCCAACCAGCGCGTCCTCGTCGACGACACCGACCCGGCCGAGGCGTTCGACGAAGCCGCCCGGACCGTGAGCTGA
- a CDS encoding LacI family DNA-binding transcriptional regulator, which translates to MAGRRGERKKPPTSQDVARLAGVSQSTVSYVLTGSRPISETTRTRVEDAIDKLGYHPNSGARTLRSQRSGVIGLMVPEADADDGVLMVFIGAIAREAQRHGYDILLVTAQEGAPGIRRVVRTGVCEALILMELDRHDERVAPVIESGLPFVTIGKPEEFPQGSVVDLDFEMLGRMVVERAVEERCDHLLLFGAPDRKRERNDVSRFLAGVEDSAEESDLEVVLDHGPLSGAPERALRMTLPNQRTALSGITGVRQALFAMAATGALVDETRVLIALSGEDLVDVSPLLAAVPQIDPRRIEISEIAVAELVRLLRIEGAGPRITLVEPRWVEG; encoded by the coding sequence ATGGCCGGCAGGAGAGGTGAGCGCAAGAAGCCGCCGACGAGCCAGGACGTCGCGCGCCTGGCCGGCGTCTCGCAGTCCACCGTCAGCTATGTGCTGACCGGCTCCCGCCCCATCTCCGAGACGACGCGGACACGGGTCGAGGACGCGATCGACAAGCTCGGCTACCACCCCAACTCCGGTGCCCGCACCCTGCGCTCCCAGCGCAGCGGTGTGATCGGGCTGATGGTCCCCGAGGCCGACGCCGACGACGGTGTGCTGATGGTCTTCATCGGCGCCATCGCGCGCGAGGCCCAGCGCCATGGCTACGACATCCTGCTGGTCACCGCTCAGGAGGGTGCCCCGGGGATCCGTCGCGTGGTGCGCACCGGGGTGTGCGAGGCGCTGATCCTCATGGAACTCGACCGGCACGACGAGCGCGTCGCCCCCGTCATCGAGTCGGGGCTGCCGTTCGTGACGATCGGCAAGCCGGAGGAGTTCCCGCAGGGTTCGGTCGTCGACCTCGATTTCGAGATGCTGGGCCGGATGGTCGTCGAACGTGCGGTCGAGGAGAGGTGCGACCACCTGCTGCTGTTCGGGGCGCCGGACCGCAAGCGCGAACGCAATGACGTCTCCCGTTTCCTGGCCGGGGTCGAGGACAGCGCGGAGGAGAGCGACCTGGAGGTGGTCCTCGACCACGGACCGCTGTCCGGGGCGCCGGAGCGGGCCCTGCGCATGACCCTGCCGAACCAGCGCACCGCCCTGTCCGGCATCACCGGGGTGCGCCAGGCCCTCTTCGCCATGGCCGCCACCGGTGCGCTCGTGGACGAGACCCGGGTGCTCATCGCCCTCAGCGGCGAAGACCTGGTCGACGTCAGCCCGCTGCTCGCCGCGGTGCCGCAGATCGACCCCCGACGGATAGAGATCAGCGAGATCGCCGTCGCCGAGCTGGTGAGGCTGCTGCGCATCGAGGGGGCCGGACCCCGGATCACGCTGGTAGAGCCGCGCTGGGTCGAGGGCTGA
- a CDS encoding carbohydrate ABC transporter permease has product MTPMSTATTAGPAAIPTPRSRRTGRSWIHTVIGIVLIAIMLFPVYWMLNASLAPAGNSLSTQWLPLNPDFSGYSRAIADQGQNLITSLIVAIGACVLSVAIAAPCAYALAQFKIKGTAVLLFVVLISQMIPGIVIANALYTVYTPLGLINSIPGLILADASQGIPFAILIMRAYLETFETSIVEAARVDGCGHVRAFWSIVLPVSKNSLITAGIFSFLFAWSDFLMALTLTTGESIRPVTLGLYTYIGTNDTDWSAVMSTAVLSSLPAVILMIVAQKYVAAGATGGAVK; this is encoded by the coding sequence ATGACCCCGATGAGCACCGCCACCACCGCTGGCCCCGCCGCGATCCCGACCCCACGATCCCGACGAACCGGCCGCTCCTGGATCCACACCGTGATCGGCATCGTCCTGATCGCGATCATGCTGTTCCCCGTCTACTGGATGCTCAACGCCTCCCTCGCCCCGGCGGGCAACAGCCTGAGCACCCAGTGGCTGCCGCTGAACCCGGACTTCTCCGGGTACTCCCGGGCGATCGCCGACCAGGGTCAGAACCTCATCACCTCCCTGATCGTCGCCATCGGCGCCTGCGTGCTGTCGGTCGCGATCGCCGCCCCCTGCGCGTACGCGCTGGCCCAGTTCAAGATCAAGGGCACCGCCGTGCTCCTGTTCGTCGTGCTGATCAGCCAGATGATCCCCGGCATCGTCATCGCCAATGCGCTGTACACCGTGTACACCCCGTTGGGACTGATCAACTCGATCCCCGGGCTGATCCTCGCCGACGCCTCCCAGGGCATCCCCTTCGCCATCCTCATCATGCGCGCCTACCTCGAGACCTTCGAGACCTCCATCGTCGAGGCCGCCCGGGTCGACGGCTGCGGGCACGTGCGGGCCTTCTGGTCGATCGTGCTGCCGGTCTCGAAGAACTCCCTGATCACTGCCGGGATCTTCTCGTTCCTGTTCGCCTGGAGCGACTTCCTGATGGCGCTGACGCTGACCACCGGCGAGAGCATCCGTCCCGTGACGCTGGGGCTGTACACCTACATCGGCACCAACGACACCGACTGGAGCGCCGTGATGTCCACGGCCGTGCTCTCCTCCCTGCCCGCGGTGATCCTCATGATCGTCGCCCAGAAGTACGTCGCCGCCGGTGCCACCGGCGGGGCCGTGAAATGA
- a CDS encoding carbohydrate ABC transporter permease, which translates to MTTTTQLAARASGPATASRRRARRGDLLVRYAFVLPAAVYMVAFFGYPILKNVVMSFQAYDFATFFNGKAPFIGLTNYTATFSDPIFLRALGNTALFTVGSIIGQFVLGMALALYFRKQFPLSGFLRSLLLLPWLLPMIVSAAVWRWILEQDNGVLNRFLEGVGLISEPIPWLVSSDTALLAVIIVNIWLGIPFNVVLLYSGLQSIPDELYEAGQLDGATGWKSFRHITLPMLRPVVSVVLLLGVIYTIKVLDLIIGLTGGGPANATQTLATRSYEMSFIEFDFGQGAALSNILILIALAFAIVYLRANARAAKNG; encoded by the coding sequence ATGACCACCACCACCCAGCTCGCCGCCCGGGCCTCCGGCCCGGCCACGGCCTCCCGCCGCCGGGCTCGGCGAGGGGACCTCCTGGTCCGCTACGCCTTCGTGCTGCCCGCGGCCGTGTACATGGTCGCCTTCTTCGGCTATCCGATCCTCAAGAACGTCGTGATGAGCTTCCAGGCCTACGACTTCGCGACCTTCTTCAACGGCAAGGCTCCTTTCATCGGCCTGACCAACTACACCGCCACGTTCTCCGATCCCATCTTCCTGCGGGCGCTGGGCAACACGGCCCTGTTCACCGTCGGCTCGATCATCGGCCAGTTCGTGCTCGGTATGGCCCTGGCCCTCTACTTCCGCAAGCAGTTCCCGCTCTCGGGCTTCCTGCGCTCGCTGCTCCTGCTGCCCTGGCTGCTGCCGATGATCGTCTCGGCCGCCGTGTGGCGCTGGATCCTCGAGCAGGACAACGGGGTGCTGAACCGCTTCCTCGAGGGCGTCGGTCTCATCTCCGAGCCGATCCCGTGGCTGGTCAGCTCCGACACCGCCCTGCTCGCCGTGATCATCGTGAACATCTGGCTGGGCATCCCCTTCAACGTGGTGCTGCTGTACAGCGGGCTGCAGTCGATCCCCGACGAGCTCTACGAGGCCGGCCAGCTCGACGGCGCCACCGGCTGGAAGTCCTTCCGGCACATCACGCTGCCGATGTTGCGGCCCGTGGTCTCCGTGGTCCTCCTGCTCGGGGTGATCTACACGATCAAGGTCCTCGACCTCATCATCGGTCTGACCGGAGGCGGCCCCGCCAACGCCACCCAGACGCTTGCCACCCGCAGCTACGAGATGTCCTTCATCGAGTTCGATTTCGGCCAGGGCGCCGCACTGAGCAACATCCTGATCCTGATCGCCCTGGCCTTCGCCATCGTCTACCTGCGCGCGAATGCTCGCGCCGCGAAGAACGGATGA